The stretch of DNA TAATGAGCAAAAGGGGTAAGGACATTGAATAGAACATCCTATAAAGAGCTGTTCAACCTGGAAGGTAAAACAGCCGTGGTCACAGGTGGTTTAGGAATATTGGGAAAACGTTTCTGTGCAGGATTGGCTGAGTTTGGAGCAAATGTAGCAGTAGTGGATTTAGATGAAAAAAGGACAAAAGCATTTGCACAGGAGTTAACGAAACATTACCAAAAAAAATCCATAGGTATTGCGTGTGATGTGTCTTCTCCAAGTGATGTCAAAGCCATGGTTGCCAGGGTGGTAGAGGAATTTGCTGAAATTCATATTTTGCATAATAATGCTGCTAGTAAATCAGCAGATTTAAATGCTTTTTTTGCTCCATTTGAGGAGTATTCTCTGGTGGAATGGCGGAACATCATGTCTGTTAATTTAGATGGAATGTTTCTTGCAGCTCAAGCTATTGGTTCTCAGATGATAAAGCAGGGCAAGGGTGGAAGCATAATCCAAACGTCCTCTATTTATGGGATACTGGGACCTGACCAGCGAATTTATGAGGGTTCCTATTATTTAGAGCGGAAAATAAATACCCCAGCTGTTTATTCTGCTTCCAAGGCGGCGGTAATCGGGTTGAGCAAATACCTGGCGGCCTACTGGGCAGATAAAAAAATTCGTGTCAATACACTAACTCCTGGCGGCAGTGAAAGTGGGCAGAACGATGTTTTTGTAAAGAAATATTCGGCTAGAACCCCTCTAGGCAGAATGGGGCGTCCAGATGAAATGGTAGCTGCCTTAATCTTTTTAGCATCAGAAGCATCTAGTTATGTTACAGGGCAAAACATTGTTGTAGATGGAGGATTAAGTGCCTGGTGATAATGAGGAGGGTAAGTCAGAAATGAGAATAAGGAAAAACGTCCAAGATTGTCATGAATTCTATTCTGTTGAGCTGCAAAAACGGGTTGCAGATGTATTTGAGTATACTTCTCAAATCATGGAAATAAGGAAGCTGCTGGCTGAAATCAAAAGGGAAGCTGAAAGCTTTCGGGCTCTTTTCTGGTCAGAGCAGGAGCTGCAAGAAAAAAGAGAAGCAGTAAGTCTGTTTGAAGCAAGAATGAAGGCTGCGGTTTATTACACCTTAAGAAATATTGAGGCATATCAAGATCATGGTTGGAAAGAATTGGTTAGAGAGGAAGAAGGCAAACGGTGAAAGAGTTAACTCCCTTTAAAAAAAAAGGTGGCAGACTTCAAAACTCTTTATGCTGCTCAATAAAGCATTTTAGAAAAGGTAATGACTCTTTAGGTTTAGACAGTTTTCTCAACAGCATGGATGATTTGGAAGATTTATTGGAGCTTCAGCAGTATACTGGAGACCTAAGGATGAAAATCCATGATATAGCACCGATGCTCCAAGCTCTCTATAAATCTATGAAAAATCAAGATTTGGTTGGCATGATTGATGTTTTAGAATTTACATTTTACCCTCTGACAAAAGAGTGGATTGAGGAATGTGATAAATAATGATAATGATATTAGCCAGAGAGAATCAAACAAAAGAAATGTTTAACAAGAACCTACAACTTTTAAGTCCATGGTTAAGAGAAACTGTCCTGAAAATAGATGAAAAGGAATTATGGGAGAAAGTGCAGGTCACATATGATAACGAAGGTTATCCCATATGCCGATACCATCAGGAGCATACTAGTTTTCTGATAACAAGTCAAAGACCCATCCAAGAAGCACAGCAATGGTCCGAGGCTATAGCTGTACAAGGGGCAGGGGCTATTTTTATGTATGGAAGCGGCTTTGGTTACTCCTTGTTTGAAATATTCAGAAGAAAACAGCCCCATACTCTGGTAGTTCTATTCGAACAGAATATTTATTTATTTGCAGCGATGCTGCATTACTTTGATTTGGAGCCCATTATCAGCACCCAGAAAATAGCTTTTCTTATTGGTGATATTGAATGTTTTGCCAGGGCATTTGACCAGCTATTTTTTAGTATTGTTTTTGCTAACTGTACTTCTCCTGTACTTGCCTTTACTCCCGTGGCACAAAGAAATTTTAAAGACCACTATATGCAAATTCATAAATATATTTTTTCTCAATTAGGGTTATTTGTCTTTTATATTGGAAATGACCATTTAGATAACCTGATTGGTCTCCATAATTTGTTGTCAAATACTAAAGAGATAGTGAAAAACCCTTACCTCAGCTGTTTAAAAGATAAATATCAAGATGTTCCGGCATTTATTATAGCCAATGGGCCGTCTTTGGATAAAAATATTCAACAATTAAAAAAGGTAAAAGATAAAGGACTAATTATATGTGCAGAATCGGCAATTATCCCCTTGATAAGAAATAATATTAAACCAGATATATTGACAATTATTGAACGGACAAAATACACATATACTTATCATTTTGAAAATATTGATTATCCTGAGGATATGGCTTTACTTTGCCTGGGTCTGGTGGATAAACGGGTGTATCCCTCCTTTTGCGGGGCAAAAATCCCCATATTCCGTCACATGGAAGCAATTAATCAATGGCTAAATAAACACCTTGGAGATGGAAGTGCCCTTGATGCAGGCGCTAATGTTTCTCACCTGGCTTTGGAGCTGGCTGTATATCTTGGAGCAAACCCAATTGTCTTTGTTGGACAGGATTATGCTTATGGGCCTGAAGGTATTACCCATAGTAAAGCTTCAGTTTATTTTGAAGAAAAGGGTAAGCGAGCAAGGGAGCTTTTAAAGTCAAAACCAATTATCCATGTGGAGAGTAATGAGGGAACAATGATTCCCTCCAATCAGTTGTGGACTGATTTTAAAAAAGGCTTGGAACACAAAATTGCTACCCATTCTCATAAAATAATCATTAACTCCACAGAGGGTGGGGCCAGAATTAAAGGAACCAGGTGTGAGCCGTTAGCTTACGCTATTAAAAAGTATTGTAACAGGCCCATACCCCATAAGGTCCATGAAGTAATTTCTCAAAATAAAAAGAAGGTTTCTGTCGCAGAAAGAAAACAAGGCTTATTAAGTTTTATAAAGAGCGTAGAGGGATATGCAGGATTGTTTCGTAAATTAAGGCAGGAGGCGACCCATGGCAGGTTGGCCTGTAGAGAAATGATACGTCTATCTCAAGAAAAAGATATTGCAAAACACCGCAACATTCTGGAAGAAACATATCAAAAGCATATTAATACATACCAACTCTTTATAGCAGACGACTTGTGTCGCTGTTTTTCACAACAGGTGATTTTTGTCTATTTTTATCTCATGAACCGCCTGGGATTGATTGACACGTCAGATAAAATAACAGAAATCTTTCGAATTCAGCATGACTTTTTCCATCACCTAAACATTGTTTGCCAAAGTGTATCCGTTCATCTAGAGGATGCAATAGAAACATTAAAGGGCGTATTAGAGGAATTGGACAACAGCGATTATAGAGGTGAAGATTATGAACAGTGTTGAAGATTTAGAAAGAAAACTGGATAAATTTCTAAAAGAACCAGATAATCCCCATCTCTGCAACCAGATTGGAGTGTTTCTTTATGAAGTGCAAGACTGGGAGGGTGCTTTAATTTATTTTCAAAGAGCTTATGAATTAAGCCCGCAAAATGAGGATATTTTATATAATTATGCCTCACTCCTATATCAACATGATAGGTGGCAGCAGGCTATCCATATCTATCAATTCTACTTGAAGCTGCAACCGGAGAATAAAGAGGTTATCCAAAAGGTGGGAGATGCCTATTATCAATTGGGGGAATATGAGGCCGCTGGGAAGATGTATGAACAACTCAAGAAAGTGGAGAAAGGGGAAGCTTAATGGGCAGGAAAAATCACTTAAGCCTGTGCATGCTAATAGAAAATGGTGAAAAACACCTTGGTACTTTACTGCAGGTTCTAAAAGAAGCTGTAGATGAAATAATAATTGTAGATATAGGCTTTAGCAATAAAACTATTGACATAGCAAAACAGGCAGGAGCTAGTGTTTATAAAATGAAATGGAAGAAGAATTATAGTGAGGCTAAAAACTTTTGCCTGGATATGGCTAAAGGAAGGTGGGTCTTGTTTCTCCAAGAAAATGAGACTATTTCTTTAGAACAAATAGAAAAGATTCGCCCTCTTTTAGAAAATCCAAATGTGGAAGGATATCTGCTATACATTGATTGTCTTTCGAAAAACTATGGCATTTCTTCCCCAGTCCAGTCCTTGCGCCTTTTTAGAAACCGTAAAGAATATGGTTTTCAGCATAGGGCATTTGAAAGGATTCCAGACGAGTGTTTAAGTAATATTAAAGATGCGGATATCAGAATTCTTCAACAAGCTGGCATCGACTTGCCTGGGGAGGCTTATTCACCTGGTCTGCTGTTAGAGGATGACTTACAAGAACATCCTGCGGATGCTTACCTGCAATATATTTATGGAATAGAGCTTTTAAACCAGAAGAGATATGAGGAAAGTGTAGTATATTTTAATAGTGCACGTAAAAATGTAAATATGGGCTGTTTATTTGCCCCACACCTATACAAGTGTTTAAGCTGGAATTTAATTGTCTTAAAGCGATTCACCAATGCTTTAGAAGTATTGGATGAAGGAGTAAAGTATTTTCCTCAATATACTGATCTCTTGGTTTTGCGGGCAGAGCTGCGGCAGCAATTTCAGCAGCATGGAGAGGCTATTCAAGATCTAAAAAGTGCCTTGAACATAAGACAGCATCATAATTCCATAGTACCTAGACCTGAAATAAATGTTTCCGTCATTTATGAAACCTTGGGTGAGGTTCATGAGGAGATATTTAATTATCAGCAGGCCCTTGCTTGTTACCAGTATGCTTATGATTTAAACAAGAGTAACCATAAACTTTTATATAAGATAGGTGATCTGGTTAAACTAACAAATTCTACCAATGAGCTGGAAAAACTTCTCAAAACATCCGTGGGGCAAAAAAATCTTGAGCAGCTGATAATACTTATGGAAATTCTTTTTCAGCAGCGGAAGTACTATGGAGTTTTAGAATATCTAGAATATCTAGAAACTATCCTGGGCCAGGGAGAGCAGACAGCAGGCATTAAAATTTCTTGCCATATAATGTTAGGGGAAATTGAAAAAGTAGATTTTTCAGGTATAGATAAAAATGGCCTTTTCTATAATCAGATACTATTACAACGAATAGAAAGTTATTGGTGTCATAATAAATGGTTGGAGGCTAGGGAATTACTAAAAGAAATGGACAAAATAGAAAGTATTGACCACCCAATCAAGGCTTTATATCATCAGCTCCATGGATTACTTACTGGAAAAAAGGCAAAATGCCAATCACTTACACAACAGGAATATGAAATTGTCAGTGCTGTAATGGAGAGTCTCCTATGGGCAGAGCAGGCAGAGAAAGCACAAATTCTAGTTTCCTTGTTGCTGCAAGCAGCGAAAGAGGAGCAATATATTAAATTAGCAGAACCTTGGGCTGAAAGAAATGATTATCATGTCATTGAAAAAATTTTTCGACGTATTTCTAATAAAGCGGGACAGCAGCAGTTTAAACAAAAAATTATCCAGCGATTGTTGAGTCATAATCACATAAAAGCTGCTCAAAGGCTTGGGGACTTAGGGGGGGCAGATGAGTTAGGAGTATTAGCATATTTACTTTGGGCCAGGGACTTCATGAAAAAACTAGAGGAGCTGATAGCAAGAGCACCTCAAAAAACCATAAAGACTGATGAAGTTATTCTGCAAGCACACACCAAGCCAAATCAGGCACTGCTAACCTTTTATCATGGTTTAAATATTGCCCAAAAAAACATGAAGAAAAGCACCTGTGAGGACGCTGCTTCAGAAATGAGCTGTGCTGAAGCACATATGCAAATTGGTGATTTTTATGCAGGAGCAGAGAAAAAAAAGGAGGCCCTCTCGGCCTATTTACGGGCATTGTTATGGGAACCTTTACATTACCTGGCACAAGAAAAAATCAGTAAGTTTTTCCAAGACAATCCAGACCAAATTCGGTCCTTTTTAGAGGGAAAGAGATGGGTTCTAGAAGGTGCCTGGTTTTACTCAAAAGACGTCTTTATAGAGTATATCCTTGGAGTTATTCATTTTAAAAACCAACAATTTGAGGAAGCGTTAGCTATTTTCCACAAGGTACAGGACGATAAAGACAGTTATCCTGTAACCCTGGCTTATACTATAGGTTGCTTTTGGCTTATGGGAAAAGAAGCAGAGGCTGAGAGGATTATAAGGCTGCTAAGTCAAACAGATGAGGTAATTTTATCATTTTTTCATATTTGTAAGAACCATGCCCTAGACAAGTTAAAACAAGGACAGCAGCTATATCCATATAGTGAGTTAATAATGATGGAAAATGAAAGGATACGAGCTGCTGCTCTTAACTAGGGGAACTTTATGATGTAATTTTAAATATAAAAAGGATGTGCTTTAAAGTAAACATCCTTTTTATATTTTTCTGCTATGTTGTTACTGTAGTTGTAGAAGTAGAAACGGGTGCAAAATTATTTACAGCTAAAGTTATAGGAGCACTAACTGGAACTGTGGAGCCCTGAGTTATAACTACTTGAGAACCCCCAGCACTGACTGTAAATAAGCTGGACTGTTGTAGAACACCGTTGACAAATAGTAAGTAATAACCATTGTCAGTTGAAACAGTTGTTAGATTACCTGTCATAGTATTACCAGCATCATCTGTAAAACGGACTGCCGGAATAGTGATGGTGGCAGAAGTTCTTTCAGCTGCTCTTAACTTATAAAAGTACTTTTCAACTTCCGGATTGGTGTCGGTATCTGTTGTAGTAACAGCATTCATAACCAGTTTAAATAATGTTGTAGCCAATTATATTCCTCCTTTCAGCATACAGATAGTATTGCAAATCTAAAAGCCCATACGTATCAACCATAATAGAGTCATGTATTAACATAAATTACCTGCCAATACATAATATGATAAAGTTTCTTTTATGTGCTAAATAAAATTAATCAGATTACATATTGAAGGTAAGGCATAACCATAAAAGGATTATATACCTTTTTGGCGAAAGTAAATTAAGATTAAGAAGCTGGAGGATAAATACTTGGAACTTAAACAACTATATACTAACCGGAAAAACAAATATACCGGGCAGGCTAAAAATCAGCAGCAAACTGTAAATTCTATCAGTCATTTAAGGCTGTTGGTCTTTGCTGCTGGAGCAGGATTGACGGCTTATTTATACTGGCTGCAAAAATACTATCTGGCAGCTGGAGTTTTCATTGTTGCAGCACTTTTGTTTGTATACCTGATTAAAATCCACCAGGATGCCAGGTATAAGCACAGGTTTTATTTGACCATGGCTTCAATAAATGCAGATGCTGTAAAGCGGGTGGAGGGAAAATGGACAGGGTTTAGGGATAAGGGTGAAGAGTTCATTGATGAGGATCACAGCTACAGCCAGGATCTGGATATCTTTGGGCAGGGTTCCTTGTTTCAATGGACCAGCTTTGCAACCACCTTTTGGGGCAGGCAAAGACTAGCAGAAACCATTGCAAATCCAATTAGCAGCAAGGATGAGATATATGCCAGGCAGAAGGCACTAGAGGAGATGGCAGCAAGATTAGATTGGAGGCAGAAGTTTTTTGCTGAAGGGCTCATGGCTTCAGGAGAAATGCATGATCCAGAGGATTTATGCTTCTGGGCGGAAGCGGGCAGTGATTTTTATCTAAAGAAGCATGTTATTGCAGGGTTTAGAATACTTCCCCTAGCAACCATGTCTTTTATTGTATTAAATGTCCTTGGTGTACTTTCCTATCATCTACCTGTAACTGCTGTTGTCATACATATCCTCCTGCTCATGTATCGGGGTAAGGAAAGAGCCAGGGTTTTCGAAATGGCTTATAAATACCGGGCCAATTTAAGGGCTTATACTAAACTCTTTGCCACCTTTGAAAATGAGGTTTTTAAAACAGACTATTTACGGAAACTTCAAAGGGGCCTTAGGGGCAAGGGGGGGAAAGGTGCCCACTCACAAATCAGCCACCTTGAAAAAATTGTTGATGCAATATCCAACAGGAACAATCAGTTTTATATTATTATCAATATCCTGCTATTATCAGATTACCAGAATCTTGCAAGGCTTGAGGGATGGAAGCACAGCTCGGGAGCAAGTCTGCGCCAGTGGTTTAAGATATTAGCCGAGGCAGAAGCAGTGGCCAGCTTATCCAATATCAGGCATGATAATCCCAAATGGGCATTTCCCATCATTGTTGAGGATGGGACCGGATTATGGGGCAAAGGAATGGGACATCCATTAATAACCCAGGGGAGAGTATGTAATGACCTTGCAATTGAAAAGTCCCAAGCTCTTTTGATAATTACAGGTTCCAACATGTCAGGAAAAAGTACCCTGCTGAGGACCGTTGGTATTAACCTGGTCCTGGCCTATTCGGGTTCTCCTGTCTGTGCAGAAGCTTTTCGCTGTTCCTTTATGGAGATTCATACTAGTATGAGGACAAGAGACAATCTTGAAAAGAACCTGTCCTCCTTTTACGCCGAACTTTTAAGAATCTCCAAAATTGTAAAAGCAGCAGAGAGGGCGGCAGAAGAAGGCACCCAGATTCTGGTGCTGTTGGATGAAATCTTTAAAGGAACAAATTCTGCAGATAGACACACTGGTGCCAGAATTCTCCTGAAAAAACTCAGCAGGGAGGGAGCCTTTGGCCTGGTGTCTACCCATGACCTTGAGTTAGGCTGCCTGGAGCACGAGGAAAACCTTGCCATGAAAAATTTTAATTTTCGGGAGCATTACCAGGATGGACAAATATTCTTTGACTACAAGCTCCGTCCTGGAGTATCAACTACCAGAAATGCAATGTATTTGATGAAAATGGTTGGAATAGATGTGGATAAAGAGCAAAATAAGGAGCAAAATGAATAAAAAACCATTTGGATATGATATAATAGTAAGATAATAAGATAACGAACCTTAAATAACGGGCTGGCAGCGGCTAGCATGGTGATTAGCCTCACATAAAAATGGTAAGAAGTGCCAAGGAGGAAAGGTAAAATATGTCATCAAACTTTATTCAAAATATTATAAATGAAGATATGAGGACTAACAAATATGGTGGGAGAGTTCACACGAGATTTCCGCCTGAGCCAAATGGATATTTACATATTGGACATGCCAAATCCATATGCTTGAACTTTGGGATTGCAGCAGCTAACGGGGGAAAATGCAACTTAAGGTTTGATGATACAAATCCCAGCAAGGAGGATGTGGAATTTGTTGATTCAATCATTGAGGACGTAAGGTGGTTGGGGTTTGATTGGGAAGACAGGATGTTCTATGCATCAGATTACTTTGAAGAGCTTTACCAGTGTGCAGTCCAGCTTATTGAAGATGGAAAGGCTTTTGTTTGTGATTTAAGCGCAGAAGAGATTAGAGAATACCGCGGCACCCTTACCCAGCCAGGCAAAAACAGTCCTTATCGTGACAGGACAGTTGAAGAAAACCTGCAGCTTTTTAAGGCCATGAGGGCAGGAGAATTTGCAGATGGCTCCCGGGTGCTTAGAGCAAGGATTGACATGGCATCACCCAATCTGAATATGCGGGATCCTGTATTATATAGAATATTAAGAGCTGTACATCATAGGACCGGGGACAAGTGGTGCATTTATCCAATGTATGATTATGCCCATCCCATATCTGATGCTATTGAAGGGATAACCCATTCTATCTGCACACTAGAATTTGAAGATCACAGACCCCTGTATGACTGGGTTTTAGATTCCCTGGAAGGATGCAAATTTTTTAAAAGCCGTCCACAGCAGATAGAATTTGCAAGGTTAAACCTGACCAATACAATTATGAGCAAACGCTATTTGAGGCAACTGGTAGAAGAAGGTTTTGTAGAGGGATGGGATGATCCCAGGATGCCTACCATTTCCGGGTTAAGAAGGAGAGGGTATACACCTGAAGCTATTAGAGACTTTTGTGACCGCATTGGTGTTGCAAAAAGCAACAGTATGGTTGATGTTGCAATGCTTGAGCACTGCATCAGGGAGGATTTAAATTACAAAGCTCCAAGGGTGATGGCAGTCCTCAAGGCCTTAAAAGTGGTCATTACAAACTATCCAGAGAAAAAGGTGGAAGACCTTGATGCTGAAATCAACCCGGAAAATCCTGAAATGGGCTCAAGGAAAATCCCTTTTTCCCGTGTGGTATACATTGAACAGGATGATTTTAGAGAAAATCCGCCCAAAAAATATTTTCGCCTTGCTCCAGGCAAAGAAGTAAGACTAAAACACGCCTATATTATTAAGTGTGAGAATGTTATTAAGGACGACAATGGAGAAATTGTTGAAATCCAGTGCACCTATGATCCGGCGACAAAAAGTGGGGAAGACACAAGCGGTAAAAAGGTCAAGGGAACCCTGCACTGGGTATCTGCCCAACATGCTTTAGAGGCTGAAGTACGTCTTTATGACTACCTCCTTGCAGATAACGGCACAGATGGTGAGGAAGAGGAGGAAAAGAAAGATTTTACCCAAAACTTAAACCCAAATTCTCTAGAGAAGCTTCCAAAGTGCTTTGTAGAACCCAGCTTAAAAGAAGCCAGGCCAGGAAATAAATATCAATTCCTAAGACAAGGTTATTTCTGTGCTGATAAGGATTCAACAGGTGAAAGATTAATTTTTAACAGGATAGTCTCCCTGCGTGACAGCTGGTCTAAAATCGAGCAGAAACTTAAATAGCTGTAAAAACAATAAAGCCCTGAAACACACTTGAATTAAGGTGTTCGGGGCTTTATCTAGTCAAGTACTTATTAATAGATTTCAATATATTGTCCATTATTAACTTCAATGGTATAATTATATGCAATGGGTTTTATTGAATGAAATTTCTGACTTTGTAGGATGTTTTTTGAGTTTGGGATTAAAGGGGATGGGTGTATGCCAAAAAAGTTACTAACCAATAACGAGATTTATGAAATACTAAAGGAGAGAATAATTCAGCTAGAATACAGTCCTGGAGAAATTCTTAATGAAAATGATATTGCAAATGAATTTGAATTGAGCAGGACACCTGTTAGAAAAATTTTTGATAAACTAAAAACCAATAAACTTCTAATTATAATTCCAAGATATGGTGCTCAGGTGGCACCCATTGATTTTAATTATATGAAGTCGGTTTTTGAAGTGGTCAGGCAGATAGAGGCTTTTGCTGCCAGGCTTGCTTCTGAAAGAATATCTGAAAAAGAGCTAAATGAATTAGAAGACATAATTGAACGTTTAAGGTGCTATAACATAGAAGAGGACTATAAACAGATTATCCTTGATGATGGTAATTTTCATAAGATTATTTTTGACAGCTGTCATAATCCATGTCTTTCTGATATACTGCACAATTTACATATGCATACAGAGAGACTTTGGTTTTATGTTCAAAGAAACATTACAGAAATCGATCTTTTTATTGTTACCCTTTCAAATATATTAAATGCTTTGAAAGCAAGAGACGGGGCCCAGGCAGAGTATTATGCCCGGGAGCATACAGATATGTTTGTGGAAAAAATAAAAGAGAAGCTTCTATGAAAATTACTTCCCTGATAATTAAAGAGTCAGGGGAGTTTTGTTTTATAAGTACCAATTTAAAATAGCATCTAAATTTTTCCTTGAGGTATCAAGATATTATAGTTATCTTGAAGGAAATTATTTAAAAATATAGAATACATATAAAGTACAATATAAAAACATAAAAAATACATTGAGTATTTCAGCGTTGATCATTTGATTGGTCACAGGCTAATTGACAATACTAAGGTTGAAAGGGGATGAGAGCTACGAATTACTTGATTATAACAAATAACCCGTTAGTATCAGATAAATATAAGGATAATTTTGAAGTATTTTTTGTTAATGGGAGTGTAGAGGACACTTTAATTAAGGTAAGGGATCTAGTTCATCAGGGTTATGTTTTAATAAATCATCCACTGCCTGCGAGTCTAAGAATGCTGTTTGCTCCTTATCGCTCAATTTCCGTTGAAAGACCAGGGGGTAAAATAAATCCAGTCCATGTTGACATTATTGAAGGAAGTATTGAAAAATATAAAAGGCACATGGCTGTACGCAGGGTAGACGAAGTAAATGCAGAGGACTACAAACTCATTGATTTGAAGCTTTTTGAATCTGGTATGAATTTTAAAATGGGTCTTGGATAATTATTTTATATATTTCAGGGGGTGACTATTTTGAAGTTAGAAATTGGCAGAATCAAGATTGATGACATCCAGTTTGGTGAAAAAACTGTTGTAGAGGTTGGGACCTTATTTGTAGACAAGGAAGCTTTAATTGCAAAATTAAAAGAGGATGAAAGAATTGCTGAAGTTGAGGTTGATATTGCACTGCCGGGGGAAAAGGTAAGAATCATACCTGTAAAAGATGTTATTGAACCAAGGGTAAAGGTTTCAGGACCAGGTGGTGGATTTCCTGGCGTAACGTCCAGGATGGCCCAGGTTGGGGAAGGAAGAACCCATGTGCTGTATGGTGCTGCTGTTGTAACTGTGGGTGATATAGTTGGTTTT from Desulfitibacter alkalitolerans DSM 16504 encodes:
- a CDS encoding glutamine--tRNA ligase/YqeY domain fusion protein, whose amino-acid sequence is MSSNFIQNIINEDMRTNKYGGRVHTRFPPEPNGYLHIGHAKSICLNFGIAAANGGKCNLRFDDTNPSKEDVEFVDSIIEDVRWLGFDWEDRMFYASDYFEELYQCAVQLIEDGKAFVCDLSAEEIREYRGTLTQPGKNSPYRDRTVEENLQLFKAMRAGEFADGSRVLRARIDMASPNLNMRDPVLYRILRAVHHRTGDKWCIYPMYDYAHPISDAIEGITHSICTLEFEDHRPLYDWVLDSLEGCKFFKSRPQQIEFARLNLTNTIMSKRYLRQLVEEGFVEGWDDPRMPTISGLRRRGYTPEAIRDFCDRIGVAKSNSMVDVAMLEHCIREDLNYKAPRVMAVLKALKVVITNYPEKKVEDLDAEINPENPEMGSRKIPFSRVVYIEQDDFRENPPKKYFRLAPGKEVRLKHAYIIKCENVIKDDNGEIVEIQCTYDPATKSGEDTSGKKVKGTLHWVSAQHALEAEVRLYDYLLADNGTDGEEEEEKKDFTQNLNPNSLEKLPKCFVEPSLKEARPGNKYQFLRQGYFCADKDSTGERLIFNRIVSLRDSWSKIEQKLK
- a CDS encoding GntR family transcriptional regulator; the protein is MPKKLLTNNEIYEILKERIIQLEYSPGEILNENDIANEFELSRTPVRKIFDKLKTNKLLIIIPRYGAQVAPIDFNYMKSVFEVVRQIEAFAARLASERISEKELNELEDIIERLRCYNIEEDYKQIILDDGNFHKIIFDSCHNPCLSDILHNLHMHTERLWFYVQRNITEIDLFIVTLSNILNALKARDGAQAEYYAREHTDMFVEKIKEKLL
- a CDS encoding GrdX family protein, producing MRATNYLIITNNPLVSDKYKDNFEVFFVNGSVEDTLIKVRDLVHQGYVLINHPLPASLRMLFAPYRSISVERPGGKINPVHVDIIEGSIEKYKRHMAVRRVDEVNAEDYKLIDLKLFESGMNFKMGLG